DNA from Pecten maximus chromosome 18, xPecMax1.1, whole genome shotgun sequence:
ACAATGAGTATTCCTCTTTAGCAATTAATTCGTTGATGCTGTTACCTTCGGAGTCATGGGGGGCAGAAAGGTCCACGATTAGACGTTTCTTGTCAGAGTACTTCCCTGTCGCTATTCCAATTGGGTTAATCCTGTATATATCAAAAGGGGGTTCTGTATAAGGGCCAATTAAGAATTTCTTGTTAACTTCGCTAGTTATAAGTTCATCGACGATGTCTGGTTCAGAAGTGGCACTTTTTAAGTTCTTGCAGATTAGAGATGTCTCTGGTAATGCAGACATTCCAGTGTCAAAGCCGTCTGATAATCCAGAAATCAAAGACTGCACAAAGTTCTTATCAGGGTGGTTTTCTAGTTCTCTCTCCAGTGCTGCTATATTGATAGGAGTTGACGCCTTGAAATCCTGGAGGTTAGCCTTTTGTCATTGTTTAGCTGATTCGTTGGTTTTATGTGTTTTAGCAGATTTAATTGAAGATTTCTTAATGTGAAGGTAGGGGCAATTGTCACGGTTACAGCCATCTTGGTCGTTGTAATTGTTGCAGACCTCTTTACCATGGTGAATGACCCTGGTCCTTCCTTTACTGTCCGTGTTGCTGTCCCCATTCCTATTGTTTCCTTTATGGTTTTTTGCTGATGATCCTAGTCCATTCAAAATGAGAGGACAAAAGTCTTCGGTATGATTCATGTTGTTGCACAGTTTGCAGCTGTCACTCCGAAATCCGGAACATATCGTGGTGTAAAGTTGATTGTCCCGAATCGCCCAGTTGACCTTAATGCCACGCTGGTGTAATAGTGCTGCGGCCCTAGTGGCGAAAGCTTTATGGTATTCATAGAATACAGGACCAGGGTATGTTGTGGCTAGTTCTACTATGTCTCGCTCGTAGATGTCTAGCTCCTGTCTGCGATTAGGGTAATATTCGCACATGATGCTCCTGTATATCGAGAAGGCCCTGACAAACTCTCCTAGGGTGAGAGATTTACATAGACGTGGGTCTGTTTGGAGCGGGACAGTACGCCCCCCAACTTCAGTGAATCGATTGTAGCGAGTGCAATCATAGTCGTAAGATGGCAGTAATAGTAGAGCTAAGTTGACGTCCTTACCTTCTATTATCTGCTGGCGTATGGCTTGAGGTACGACTTCTATTGATGGCAGAGATTCTGATGAAATTCCTGTCTGTTGTAGAAGGATAGCAGGCTGAGGCACATAATTGTTTGGTATGCCTCCTGCTACAGCTGGGGGCTCTAAGGTCGGTGAGGTTGGTGAGGTTGTTGAGGTCGCAGTCAGGACATGACCTGGTACAGCTGGGGCCTGTCCGACTGCTACTGTATTTTGGCACAGTATTAATTGCTCCAGCCTGGTAACATGTGCTTGTAGAGCCTTCATTGCCTCATTTGATGGGAGATTCCTGCTGTGGTAGCCAGGCTGTGTAAGGTCATTCTCAGTAGGTGGCGTAACATCACTGTTACCATCACTAACACTggtattattttctttgtacagTTTGACCAGCATTGTTTTTGTAAAACCACATGGTGGTCTGATGTTCTGCTCCAGCAGTCGTGTCCTTAGTTCACCTATAGTCCAGTTTTCTGGCTTATTAGGGTCCCAGTTGCTGTCATTACCGCCTGTCGTACTGACAGCAGAATTAAGAGTGTCATTAATGTCTTCAGGTGCCCTTCGTTTGCGCCCACGAGGTTGACCTTTTCCACGTCCTGACATATCTTTAACTGATGAGTGTTTTAGAAGAATGTCTTGCTGAGGATGTAACTGTTAAGTTGTGACAATTTCGGTGAATGGATGAAGTTGTAGTAGTCTCTGATGAGAGGCCAACAAAACACAGAGAGTTTTGGAATATGACTGTTTGTTCGAGCAGTTAGAACAACAATGGCAATTTGGATAGAATTTCTGAGGAGAAATTGACATTAGCCATGTGACCGAGCGTGGTCTTCTGATTGGATCTCTTGACATCCTTACCTTGTTAGTAAGGGGCTGTTTAATTAGAATATGTAAATTAGGTGCAGGAGTGAAACCTCCCTTCATAGATAACCGTAGGGTCAGGGAGGTCATAGATAGAGCCAGACTGGTCAAGACTGGGTGATAAGGGTAATTAGATTCCCCCAAGATGATATCTGCATGCAAGTCTTATCTGTGCCCATTACATTCAGACTGGGAAGTTGCTTTGATAAGGTTTGTTTATCTGAGAGACAGAGAACATAAAGACTAGCAGGTGCTTtgagtatatatttgacaagcGGACATGAGATGTCCTTTGATACAGTTTATTTAGCCTTGGCATGACCTGTACTGGTCAGCAAGGAGGAGCATAAATCTCCAAAAGCTTCAAGTGAAGCCATGCAGTGTGTTAAATTGACTGTGTTTGGATGACAGGCAGGCCCCATATCTGCTGTGTAAACCTgcctaatatttaatattagacTTTAATAAAACTTACCATAAATATATGCTTTGATTTTTTAGCAAATGATTGGCACATATTTGTTAATGCAGCCAAATGATATAAAAGGTTTGCATTTTTCTGACATAACAGACGTTTGCGTATGCAGAGATTATTTCCCTCCTAACTGTTACTCAAGATATCATTCAAAGCTTTAATGGCATTGATGATGAATGTTCTTATGTAAGTTTGTCATTTCCTATTCGCTTTGTAAAGCAACCTGTTTGTCTTGATTTAAATCTTCTACATAATCTTGagtattatgttttaatttggtaaatcagatatatattatgAGATAAGAAGATAAAATAAAGCTTTATACATAGTATTGTTGTGCAGTctaattcatttaaatcacCCACATAGAAgcatgtaatattatatatgatagaaCCGGCGCTCCCACATAcgaacatgtacatgtacattttgtatgtaccaATATTGTTTGCATAGTTAATGACATAACCATCTTTTTGTCGATTTCAGATTAGCTAGTAACAAAGATTTAGGATTATCGGTGTCACCGGAAATGACGTCAGTTAACACTCAGGCGCACCTAATACATGATTCGGGTGGTTGGTTTGACAATCATACGAGTTGcagacatacacatataaaaaATTATCTTGTGAATGACAACATTACAGTCGAGAGAATGCCGTTCACAACTACTGGAGACGATGATTCGACATATATGGAAGAATACGGAGGTAATGCAACCGAACGAAATGTGAGAATCGAGATATCTATGAAGTCCGAAGAAGATTTCGACTCATTAGTATCTGAAATGTCATTTGAGAATGGCGGAGACGCACGAGACAGCACAAACGAAGCCTTTGACTATTCTGAATCTGAATGTTATGAAAACGATAGGGCAACTATTTGTGAAACAGATGAGATTGAATATCAGTCGGATCCGACAGGATATGACGCAGTAGCGATTGACATCCCTTACAATAGTGATATTGGAGGGAATAGGCCCGACCAGAACTCAAATGTTTCCAGTCATTGcattaaaaacaatatcaagAATTTTCCGAAATACAAGAAAATTTTGAACTCTTGTCTGCCAGTGAAAGAATGTTACAATTCTGAAATTGTCACAAACAGTGGTAACATACACCTTTCTCGTGAAGATAAACAAAGGAATGTTGTCATGAATAGTCATCAGGACGCACTCGATGCTAATGGTGACAAAGTTCACGTAAATGATGACGATTTTAACTCTGGACAATTCACAGCGGAAAAGGAAACAGACAACAGCTGGGAAAGCAACAATGCACACTATTATCTATCGTGTTCATCAATTGGTGATAACACGTATACAAGGGATAGTGGATTACATACATGTGATGAGAAAAAGGCAGGCCATATGCATATTACAGAACTTTCCATAAAGAATAATATAGAACCTTCTATTGAAAATGAACACATTGAAGATGAAGACAATACAATGTCGTTAAAAGAGGACGCTAGACtaagaaatatgtatacatataactgGACGCAAGGTTTACCACAAAGTGAACTATTCCAAACAGAGGTGGCTATAAGTGATGTGACAAATCTACATGAAGAGTGCAATAATTCAGCCGACGAAACTGCCGTAGAGGGATCTGGTTTAAGTGGATCCAGTTCACCAAACACGATGGAATCTGAGTGTTTTTTTTCGCCCGTTGATGAAATGCGACACGACATGCGAAAGTTCTCTTGCTGTTCGATATCCTCCATATCGTCCTTGTCAATTGCCGAATTTCTTCTGGGGCCATATTCTAAAAGGTACGTCCCTCTTTTACActtaataatttgtttttgaaaatctGTATCATGCTAATACtggttttgtatatattttttattaatttatatcaCTTTATTCCCGACCacaagttgttgttttttttttttttttttttgttccttGTTTATTAGTTTGACATTATTCGAGTACGTAAGATAAATAACAATAAGACGATTTTTTCCTACCAATAATCAATAATTGTACAACTGAAAAAATGTATGAATATGACGGCTAATTTGTAGTTTGGCAATTTCAATTTTTAGGTTTAAGTTTGCAATGCATAGCAAATagaaataacacaatataatttagaaaataagGTATTTAGAAACACGAACAAAAATAATGCATTTAAATGTCTTCATGCTTAAAGTGTTTGCAAGTTGAAGCAATAACTTGGCGCTCGTTGATGCTGTAAAATGGATAAtagtacatatttacatttgttgCAGCTCAACCCCAAATATATCTCTGCCACAGACACGACAAGCTTCGATAGAGGAGATGGAAGAGCTTTCTCACTCCAGGCGATCGTCCTTATCATATGCAGTATACTCCAGAAGATCTTCTTTAACAAATGCATCGTGTGGAGTTCTTCCAAATTTCTCTCGACGAT
Protein-coding regions in this window:
- the LOC117316583 gene encoding uncharacterized protein LOC117316583 isoform X1 — its product is MFSRLASNKDLGLSVSPEMTSVNTQAHLIHDSGGWFDNHTSCRHTHIKNYLVNDNITVERMPFTTTGDDDSTYMEEYGGNATERNVRIEISMKSEEDFDSLVSEMSFENGGDARDSTNEAFDYSESECYENDRATICETDEIEYQSDPTGYDAVAIDIPYNSDIGGNRPDQNSNVSSHCIKNNIKNFPKYKKILNSCLPVKECYNSEIVTNSGNIHLSREDKQRNVVMNSHQDALDANGDKVHVNDDDFNSGQFTAEKETDNSWESNNAHYYLSCSSIGDNTYTRDSGLHTCDEKKAGHMHITELSIKNNIEPSIENEHIEDEDNTMSLKEDARLRNMYTYNWTQGLPQSELFQTEVAISDVTNLHEECNNSADETAVEGSGLSGSSSPNTMESECFFSPVDEMRHDMRKFSCCSISSISSLSIAEFLLGPYSKSSTPNISLPQTRQASIEEMEELSHSRRSSLSYAVYSRRSSLTNASCGVLPNFSRRSSQSSVGPSRPTSPFLEEHSLSAVTEISSKASTLSQISSMSVDSEPAFLLKKSSIVDRRISDASEISSISLSGIFGERESMFTSPFDQMDDKERNDRPSPSPFGDQLKYFQDKKKKEMFLVKATTARLGLNTRRKSYSLWRKENLDNKGKPLLMKPEINVGQKTDVFTKERVTAINMAIDWVREELHQLREQDESLAHQLLDIRRTIHELKLDWSCENHREMLMEAEDEIKENRNLKRVSDLPEHHTLDCILRDKGMTRIKRGDRKYSIF
- the LOC117316583 gene encoding uncharacterized protein LOC117316583 isoform X2, yielding MTSVNTQAHLIHDSGGWFDNHTSCRHTHIKNYLVNDNITVERMPFTTTGDDDSTYMEEYGGNATERNVRIEISMKSEEDFDSLVSEMSFENGGDARDSTNEAFDYSESECYENDRATICETDEIEYQSDPTGYDAVAIDIPYNSDIGGNRPDQNSNVSSHCIKNNIKNFPKYKKILNSCLPVKECYNSEIVTNSGNIHLSREDKQRNVVMNSHQDALDANGDKVHVNDDDFNSGQFTAEKETDNSWESNNAHYYLSCSSIGDNTYTRDSGLHTCDEKKAGHMHITELSIKNNIEPSIENEHIEDEDNTMSLKEDARLRNMYTYNWTQGLPQSELFQTEVAISDVTNLHEECNNSADETAVEGSGLSGSSSPNTMESECFFSPVDEMRHDMRKFSCCSISSISSLSIAEFLLGPYSKSSTPNISLPQTRQASIEEMEELSHSRRSSLSYAVYSRRSSLTNASCGVLPNFSRRSSQSSVGPSRPTSPFLEEHSLSAVTEISSKASTLSQISSMSVDSEPAFLLKKSSIVDRRISDASEISSISLSGIFGERESMFTSPFDQMDDKERNDRPSPSPFGDQLKYFQDKKKKEMFLVKATTARLGLNTRRKSYSLWRKENLDNKGKPLLMKPEINVGQKTDVFTKERVTAINMAIDWVREELHQLREQDESLAHQLLDIRRTIHELKLDWSCENHREMLMEAEDEIKENRNLKRVSDLPEHHTLDCILRDKGMTRIKRGDRKYSIF